One region of Chitinophaga varians genomic DNA includes:
- a CDS encoding TlpA disulfide reductase family protein, translating to MKGIFLLAAGALLSAGVYAQQVSGTVKGANGKKIYLFDDQDNNPDDSLTIQNEQFTFKVKAGKEPSVYALIIQDVNYPMLFVSGGEPIHFATTLATFPLASAVKGNENTMAMQAYQKAFDPLIKRAQDLNQEAREINPEDEPAKNAFRKKADQFSKDIVKTGTDFIKAHPKSIASIWLMMNELRSRVEPAEFQQLFDSLDKSIRESAYGNSVTAYIKSLKANAVNIPADDFAQEDEKGNPVKLSSFRGKYVLVDFWASWCGPCRQENPNVVKAYNKYKSRNFTILGVSLDNDRDRWLRAVKQDGLAWTQVSDLKGWGNEVAVQYGIQSIPANMLIGPDGTILARNLRGEELEQKLQEVLK from the coding sequence ATGAAAGGAATTTTCCTGTTAGCCGCAGGTGCTTTATTATCTGCGGGTGTTTATGCCCAGCAGGTGTCGGGAACGGTGAAAGGGGCCAATGGCAAGAAGATATACCTGTTCGACGACCAGGATAATAATCCGGATGACTCCCTGACCATACAAAATGAGCAGTTTACCTTCAAAGTGAAGGCTGGTAAGGAACCTTCCGTGTATGCCCTGATCATACAGGATGTGAACTATCCCATGTTATTTGTGTCTGGTGGTGAACCGATCCACTTTGCCACTACCCTGGCCACTTTTCCGCTGGCATCGGCAGTAAAGGGCAATGAAAATACCATGGCCATGCAGGCCTACCAGAAAGCATTTGACCCGTTGATCAAACGTGCCCAGGACCTCAACCAGGAGGCCCGTGAAATCAACCCGGAAGATGAGCCGGCAAAAAATGCTTTCCGTAAAAAAGCCGACCAGTTCAGCAAAGACATTGTGAAAACCGGTACTGATTTTATTAAAGCGCACCCTAAAAGCATTGCCAGCATCTGGCTGATGATGAACGAACTGCGTTCGCGTGTGGAGCCGGCCGAGTTTCAACAGCTGTTTGACTCGCTGGACAAGTCCATCCGCGAAAGTGCCTACGGAAACAGTGTTACCGCCTACATAAAAAGCCTGAAAGCCAATGCAGTGAATATTCCGGCAGATGATTTTGCCCAGGAAGACGAGAAAGGCAACCCGGTTAAACTGTCTTCTTTCAGAGGGAAATATGTGCTCGTGGATTTCTGGGCCAGTTGGTGCGGTCCGTGCAGACAGGAGAATCCTAATGTGGTAAAAGCGTATAACAAATATAAAAGCAGAAACTTCACCATCCTCGGCGTATCCCTTGATAACGACCGTGACCGTTGGCTGAGGGCTGTAAAACAGGATGGGCTTGCCTGGACACAGGTATCTGACCTGAAAGGCTGGGGCAATGAAGTAGCAGTGCAGTATGGTATTCAGTCCATTCCTGCCAATATGCTGATAGGCCCTGACGGTACTATTCTGGCCAGGAACCTGCGTGGAGAGGAACTGGAACAGAAACTCCAGGAAGTGCTGAAATAG
- a CDS encoding TlpA disulfide reductase family protein, with protein sequence MKRYFVGIALLMPAVTLFAQEKKAGAAGKPYTIQGTISEQKTPATVFLRMRKGSEMVTDSAQIKDGKFTFSGTLEEPLLASLMLVQRGGEKPVSMGRDLLAVFLDKGNIMVTTTDSISKATVSGSPANEDYKHLQEQLKEVNEKGAALQQQYRELAKNKDEEGIKKLEAAYDALDAEEKKIENDFFAKNANSPIALYVLNQVAGYDINPAEVTPLFKKLSKEAKNSPSGKEFAKRLESARKTAVGQSALEFAQADAGGKNISLSSFRGKYVLVDFWASWCGPCRAENPNVVKAYDKFKDKGFEILGVSLDDKKDKWLAAVEADKLTWTHVSDLKGWKNAAAELYGVRAIPQNVLIDPKGKIVAKNLRGENLEKKLTEVLP encoded by the coding sequence ATGAAGAGATATTTTGTGGGGATCGCCCTACTGATGCCAGCCGTAACATTGTTTGCCCAGGAGAAAAAAGCCGGAGCAGCAGGCAAACCATATACTATCCAGGGAACTATTTCTGAACAAAAAACGCCCGCAACCGTATTCCTCAGAATGCGCAAAGGCTCAGAAATGGTAACCGACAGCGCCCAGATAAAAGACGGTAAGTTCACTTTCTCCGGTACGCTGGAAGAACCACTGCTGGCCAGTCTGATGCTGGTACAGCGCGGTGGCGAAAAACCGGTTTCCATGGGCCGTGATCTGCTGGCGGTATTTCTGGATAAAGGCAATATCATGGTGACTACCACTGACTCTATCAGCAAAGCCACTGTCAGCGGCTCTCCTGCCAATGAGGACTATAAACACCTGCAGGAGCAACTGAAAGAAGTCAACGAGAAAGGTGCGGCACTGCAACAACAGTACCGTGAACTGGCCAAAAATAAAGACGAAGAAGGTATCAAAAAACTGGAAGCAGCTTACGATGCACTGGACGCAGAAGAGAAAAAAATCGAGAACGATTTCTTCGCTAAAAACGCCAACTCTCCGATAGCACTGTATGTGCTGAACCAGGTGGCCGGTTATGATATCAATCCAGCTGAAGTAACGCCACTGTTCAAAAAACTGAGCAAAGAAGCGAAAAACTCCCCTTCCGGTAAAGAGTTCGCCAAACGTCTCGAGTCTGCCCGTAAAACGGCTGTAGGCCAGTCTGCGCTGGAATTTGCACAGGCAGATGCTGGTGGTAAAAATATCAGCCTGTCTTCCTTCCGCGGAAAATATGTACTGGTTGATTTCTGGGCCAGCTGGTGCGGTCCCTGCCGTGCAGAAAACCCTAACGTGGTAAAAGCATACGACAAATTCAAAGACAAAGGTTTCGAAATCCTGGGTGTTTCCCTCGATGATAAAAAAGACAAATGGCTGGCTGCCGTAGAAGCCGACAAACTCACCTGGACACACGTTTCCGACCTGAAAGGCTGGAAAAATGCTGCCGCTGAACTGTATGGTGTACGCGCCATCCCGCAGAACGTGCTGATCGATCCCAAAGGAAAGATCGTTGCTAAAAACCTGCGTGGCGAAAACCTCGAAAAGAAATTAACCGAGGTACTGCCTTAA
- a CDS encoding BlaI/MecI/CopY family transcriptional regulator: MEKLTQQEEAAMLAIWKTGKGFVKDFLENHPAPAPPYTTLASTIKNLEKKGYLESRKVGNVYEYTPVIAEVTYKNKFMSGFVKDYFENSYKELVSFFAKEKKISPDELKEIIKMIENSK; encoded by the coding sequence ATGGAAAAACTCACGCAACAGGAGGAAGCAGCCATGCTGGCGATATGGAAAACGGGGAAGGGATTTGTAAAGGATTTTCTGGAGAACCATCCGGCACCGGCGCCGCCGTATACTACGCTGGCATCTACCATTAAGAACCTGGAGAAAAAAGGATATCTGGAAAGCAGAAAGGTGGGTAACGTATATGAATACACGCCTGTGATCGCTGAAGTTACCTATAAGAACAAATTCATGAGTGGTTTTGTGAAGGACTATTTTGAGAACTCCTATAAGGAGCTGGTTTCTTTTTTCGCTAAAGAAAAAAAGATCAGCCCGGACGAATTAAAGGAGATCATCAAAATGATTGAGAATAGTAAATAA
- a CDS encoding M56 family metallopeptidase translates to MIPAILIYLLKANIALTLFFLAYWLGLRRLTFYTLNRVFLLSGIVCSSLFPLVSVNTFVERHETIAGGIAYLPDLSALTAPAEQFSVWTLLVYLFWAGVTAMTIRLAIQLLSLWKIHRRSSPATVDGVTVRAVKQQVNPFSFFRHIYINPALHQPEERQGILCHEKVHVQQWHSADVVLGELNNIFYWFNPGAWLMKTAIRENLEFITDRCLLRQGVDKKAYQYSLIKVSGIPYATAIANNFNFSHLKNRIIMMNRKQSSTIQLVRYVALGAVVGGVVLSLNYSKVSATPSQEEKTAAGQPIVVEVPKEAPIQKNGSNINVAMDTATPSAKNTPPKTSNKPAPVPQPDADPAPVQQVAPVVIVRGSAEPGPVILLNDRLISKAEMGSLPPDDIESVNVFKGAIITDEVIAQYGEDARNGIVAIYTKPWLASSNNKKRFGGIITTAVAGKATTVTAGQGQVTSVRNTATGAVFVATNSYSAGSATATSGSVSTSSSVSASSSTGGSGSAKTETIVLLGHPTKGTVEKVSTGGKNEEIIVIGRAAEKGTVEKKVTTHEE, encoded by the coding sequence ATGATACCTGCCATCCTGATATATCTGCTCAAAGCCAATATAGCGCTGACCTTGTTTTTTCTGGCTTACTGGCTGGGCTTGAGGCGACTGACCTTTTATACGCTTAATCGTGTATTTCTGCTGTCGGGCATCGTCTGTTCTTCCCTGTTCCCGCTGGTATCTGTCAATACGTTTGTAGAGCGGCATGAAACCATTGCAGGCGGCATCGCCTACCTGCCGGACCTCAGCGCGTTAACAGCCCCGGCTGAACAGTTTTCCGTGTGGACGCTGCTCGTGTACCTCTTCTGGGCGGGGGTAACAGCGATGACTATACGCCTCGCGATACAACTGCTGTCTTTGTGGAAAATACACCGCCGCTCCAGCCCCGCCACCGTTGATGGCGTAACGGTCAGAGCTGTAAAACAACAGGTGAACCCGTTTTCTTTCTTCCGCCATATCTATATCAATCCTGCGCTTCATCAGCCGGAAGAAAGACAGGGAATTCTCTGCCATGAAAAAGTACACGTTCAACAATGGCACAGTGCAGATGTTGTGTTGGGTGAACTGAATAATATCTTCTACTGGTTCAACCCCGGTGCATGGCTGATGAAAACGGCCATCCGCGAGAACCTGGAATTCATTACCGACCGCTGTCTGTTAAGACAGGGCGTAGACAAAAAAGCCTATCAATACAGCCTGATAAAAGTTAGTGGGATCCCATATGCGACGGCCATCGCAAACAATTTTAATTTCTCACATTTAAAAAACAGGATCATTATGATGAACAGGAAACAATCATCCACTATCCAGTTGGTTCGCTATGTGGCCCTGGGCGCAGTAGTGGGAGGCGTGGTATTGTCGCTGAACTACAGCAAGGTTTCCGCAACCCCGTCACAAGAGGAGAAAACCGCGGCCGGTCAACCCATAGTCGTGGAAGTACCTAAGGAAGCTCCCATACAAAAAAACGGTTCCAACATCAACGTCGCCATGGACACAGCTACTCCTTCCGCCAAAAACACACCACCTAAAACCAGCAACAAACCTGCCCCGGTTCCGCAACCTGATGCCGATCCTGCTCCTGTACAACAAGTGGCGCCGGTTGTTATCGTAAGAGGTTCCGCAGAGCCCGGACCGGTTATCCTTTTGAACGACAGGCTGATCAGCAAAGCTGAAATGGGTTCGCTCCCGCCGGACGACATTGAATCTGTCAACGTATTTAAAGGCGCCATTATCACTGATGAAGTAATTGCCCAATATGGTGAAGATGCCCGCAACGGTATTGTGGCGATTTATACCAAACCCTGGTTAGCTTCCTCCAATAATAAAAAACGTTTTGGTGGTATTATAACGACCGCTGTTGCCGGCAAAGCCACTACTGTCACTGCCGGTCAGGGCCAGGTAACAAGTGTGCGTAATACTGCCACAGGCGCCGTTTTTGTAGCTACCAACAGCTATTCAGCTGGTTCAGCTACTGCTACTTCCGGTTCTGTTTCTACCAGCAGTTCTGTATCTGCCAGCAGCTCAACTGGAGGCAGCGGTTCCGCCAAAACAGAGACAATTGTACTGCTCGGCCATCCAACAAAAGGCACGGTTGAAAAAGTGTCTACTGGCGGTAAAAACGAGGAAATCATCGTCATCGGCAGAGCAGCAGAAAAAGGTACGGTGGAGAAAAAAGTCACCACACACGAAGAATAA
- a CDS encoding peroxiredoxin codes for MLQKGNKAPDFTLAASPDKKITLSDLRGKNVILAFYPADWSPVCSDQMALYNEMLRFFERHNAVLFGISVDGEWCHKAFAKDRNLHFDLLADFEPKGAVSRQYGVYKDGVSQRALFVIDDQGVIQWSYLSPIGENPGADGILQALETMAKTA; via the coding sequence ATGTTACAGAAAGGCAATAAAGCACCCGATTTTACGCTCGCGGCGTCTCCGGACAAAAAGATAACGCTTTCAGACCTCCGGGGAAAAAATGTAATATTGGCATTCTATCCCGCAGACTGGAGCCCGGTGTGCAGCGATCAGATGGCGTTGTATAACGAAATGCTTCGTTTTTTTGAACGCCACAATGCTGTGCTCTTTGGTATCTCAGTAGACGGGGAATGGTGTCATAAGGCTTTTGCAAAGGACAGGAACCTGCATTTCGACCTGCTGGCCGACTTTGAACCAAAAGGAGCTGTCTCCCGGCAATATGGTGTTTATAAGGATGGTGTCAGCCAGCGTGCGCTGTTTGTCATTGATGATCAAGGGGTGATACAATGGAGCTATCTGTCACCCATCGGCGAAAATCCGGGCGCTGACGGCATTCTGCAGGCATTGGAAACGATGGCGAAAACTGCCTGA
- a CDS encoding DsbA family protein — protein sequence MLTPPITSRDHVTGNQQGPTEIVEYGDFQCPYCGEAFGVVRDMLQALSNIKFVFRHFPLAESHEYAMDAALAAEAAARQQQFWQMHDALYLHQQELSDTLFPELAKQLQLNLEQFQEDMQDNLLVSKVEADFESGIRSGVNGTPTFFINGKRFNGDYRNLLAAVRH from the coding sequence ATGCTTACACCTCCCATTACCAGCCGTGACCACGTCACCGGTAACCAACAAGGCCCCACGGAGATTGTGGAGTATGGCGACTTTCAATGCCCCTATTGTGGAGAAGCTTTTGGGGTGGTCCGCGATATGTTGCAGGCGCTCAGTAATATCAAATTTGTTTTCCGCCATTTTCCGCTGGCGGAATCGCATGAATATGCCATGGACGCGGCATTGGCCGCAGAAGCCGCAGCCCGCCAGCAACAGTTCTGGCAAATGCATGATGCCCTTTACCTGCACCAGCAGGAACTTTCCGATACCCTGTTCCCTGAACTGGCCAAACAGCTGCAGCTCAACCTGGAGCAGTTTCAGGAAGACATGCAGGACAACCTGCTCGTCAGCAAAGTGGAAGCCGATTTTGAAAGCGGCATCCGTAGCGGCGTCAATGGCACGCCTACCTTTTTTATCAATGGGAAACGGTTTAACGGTGATTACCGCAACCTACTGGCGGCCGTTCGACACTGA
- a CDS encoding formylglycine-generating enzyme family protein, with translation MTRHLIYLSMMTAAIAACGSGSKAPVQQDSVATVASGPDTLNRMVLIPGGSFSMGADDSTGMPDEYPKHTVKVDSFWMDEHEVTNREFAAFVTATGYVTTAEKPISKEELMASLPPGSPEPDSSMLAAGALVFTPPDHRVPLNDVSQWWSFVAGASWQHPEGPGSDIKGREDHPVTQVSWTDAQAYAKWAGKRLPTEAEWEYAARGGLSNQVYPWGDEALTAGKPKANTWNGHFPYDKTTTDGFSGTAPVKSYKPNGYQLYDMAGNVWEWVADLYDASYYAQVEKDAANPAGPAKGYDPEDPGQQKHVIRGGSYMCSDEYCRGYRVSARMKTTPESGLANLGFRCVKSVSNGRQ, from the coding sequence ATGACCAGGCATTTGATATATCTCAGTATGATGACAGCGGCGATAGCCGCCTGTGGAAGCGGCAGCAAAGCACCCGTTCAGCAGGATTCGGTGGCAACAGTTGCCAGCGGGCCGGACACCTTAAACCGCATGGTATTGATACCTGGCGGCAGTTTCAGCATGGGTGCGGACGACAGCACCGGCATGCCTGACGAATATCCCAAACATACCGTGAAAGTAGACAGTTTCTGGATGGACGAACACGAGGTGACCAACCGGGAATTTGCCGCTTTCGTCACTGCCACCGGTTATGTGACCACCGCTGAGAAGCCTATCTCCAAAGAAGAGCTGATGGCCAGTCTGCCGCCGGGCTCACCGGAGCCTGACAGCAGCATGCTGGCGGCCGGAGCGCTGGTGTTTACCCCACCGGACCACCGTGTGCCGCTGAATGACGTATCACAATGGTGGAGTTTTGTTGCCGGTGCCAGCTGGCAACATCCTGAAGGTCCTGGCAGCGATATCAAAGGCAGGGAAGATCATCCCGTTACACAGGTCTCCTGGACCGATGCCCAGGCTTATGCCAAATGGGCCGGCAAACGCCTGCCTACGGAGGCAGAATGGGAATATGCCGCCAGGGGCGGTCTTTCCAACCAGGTGTATCCCTGGGGCGATGAAGCGCTTACTGCCGGCAAACCTAAAGCCAACACCTGGAATGGGCATTTCCCCTATGATAAGACTACTACCGATGGCTTTTCCGGTACCGCACCGGTAAAATCGTATAAGCCTAACGGTTATCAATTGTACGATATGGCCGGCAATGTGTGGGAATGGGTGGCAGATCTGTATGATGCCAGCTATTATGCGCAGGTGGAAAAAGACGCTGCCAATCCTGCCGGACCGGCCAAAGGTTATGATCCTGAGGACCCGGGGCAGCAAAAACACGTGATCCGCGGAGGTTCTTACATGTGCAGTGATGAGTATTGCCGGGGTTACCGGGTATCTGCCAGAATGAAGACCACTCCGGAATCAGGGCTTGCCAATCTGGGTTTTCGTTGTGTGAAGTCAGTGTCGAACGGCCGCCAGTAG
- a CDS encoding GH1 family beta-glucosidase, which translates to MQQSAIPFTRKDFGDDFLWGVTISAFQNEGAHDFDGKGPSIWDTFSRRKGKIRDKTHAQVACDFYNRYTQDILLAKMLGFSVFRFSLSWARIIPGGTGAVNQAGIDFYHRVIDACLELGLEPYVTLYHWDLPQALENKGGWCHRGVVFAFENYVRVCTRAFGNKVKNWIILNEPFGFTALGYMLGVHAPGKIGLSWFLPAVHHAVMAQAEGGRVVREEVAGANIGTALSCSQIIPFTNNEKDLQAARKADALFNRMFLEPSLGMGYPVDDFPLLKRIGRRYALWRDWDKLAFDFDFIGVQNYFPLVVKYNAFMPVVNISEVKPRARNVPVTALGWEINGNGLYEVLKQFSAYDKVKKLIVTEGGAAFPDVRAEDGAIRDTDRIRYFAEYLGGVLKAKREGIPVEGYFAWTLTDNFEWAEGYRARFGLVHINFETQQRTIKDSGYWFRELLQPDA; encoded by the coding sequence ATGCAACAATCGGCCATCCCTTTCACCCGGAAGGATTTCGGGGATGATTTTCTGTGGGGCGTTACTATTTCTGCGTTTCAGAACGAAGGCGCACACGACTTCGACGGCAAAGGGCCTTCCATCTGGGACACCTTCTCCCGCCGCAAAGGAAAAATCCGCGATAAAACACATGCACAGGTGGCGTGCGATTTCTATAACCGTTATACACAGGATATCCTGCTGGCAAAAATGCTGGGCTTCAGTGTGTTCCGCTTCTCCCTGTCATGGGCCAGGATCATTCCCGGCGGCACCGGCGCTGTTAACCAGGCAGGTATTGATTTTTACCACCGGGTGATAGACGCCTGCCTGGAGCTGGGACTGGAGCCATATGTGACCCTGTACCACTGGGACCTGCCACAGGCGCTGGAAAACAAAGGAGGATGGTGCCACCGCGGGGTGGTGTTTGCCTTTGAAAACTATGTAAGGGTATGTACCCGCGCTTTTGGCAACAAAGTGAAAAACTGGATCATCCTGAACGAACCATTCGGCTTCACGGCATTGGGATATATGCTGGGCGTGCATGCACCGGGAAAGATAGGCCTGTCCTGGTTTCTGCCGGCAGTGCACCACGCGGTGATGGCACAGGCGGAAGGCGGCCGTGTGGTAAGGGAGGAGGTGGCAGGCGCCAATATCGGTACGGCCCTGTCCTGCTCGCAGATCATCCCGTTTACCAATAATGAAAAAGATTTGCAGGCTGCCCGCAAGGCAGATGCGCTGTTTAACCGCATGTTCCTGGAACCCTCGCTGGGCATGGGTTATCCGGTAGATGATTTCCCGCTGTTGAAACGCATTGGCAGAAGATATGCGCTGTGGCGCGACTGGGACAAGCTGGCTTTTGACTTCGATTTTATCGGGGTGCAGAATTATTTCCCGCTGGTGGTGAAATACAATGCTTTTATGCCGGTGGTCAACATATCGGAAGTGAAGCCCCGCGCCCGCAATGTGCCTGTCACCGCGCTGGGATGGGAAATCAACGGCAACGGCCTGTATGAAGTGCTCAAACAGTTCTCCGCCTATGACAAGGTGAAGAAGCTGATCGTCACAGAGGGCGGCGCCGCTTTCCCCGATGTACGCGCGGAAGACGGCGCCATTCGTGACACAGACCGTATCCGGTATTTCGCTGAATATCTCGGTGGAGTGCTCAAAGCCAAAAGGGAAGGCATTCCGGTAGAGGGATATTTCGCCTGGACACTCACTGACAACTTTGAATGGGCGGAAGGATACCGCGCCCGCTTCGGATTAGTACATATCAATTTTGAAACGCAACAGCGTACCATTAAAGACTCCGGCTACTGGTTCCGGGAACTGTTACAGCCCGATGCCTGA
- a CDS encoding DUF4270 family protein, whose translation MNNDFFSRREIKGKQRFFVSRKGARQLRSIRYMLLLVLLAGIAACQKAGFSYDNVVDNQQTDYILTDTLSVAMKTILYDSVPTSGSGLLLIGTKSDPYLGSVTAGSYFQVIQPTGYDIPANGSAFDSLRLILRPSGYIAGDSLQPQSLQVYRVTQTIQFAKTFYSLYNNSSFATENTPLGTFSGIIRPKTDKSVSIPLSDALGSQLFTMLRDKSPEVSAGPNFLDFFRGLKIVPGPGSAALMTFLAQDTSLTMRLYYHINEIVTTVKYVDFKMNASELQFNQVTANRSGTPLEKLQVPVRELPSSATGNMSFTQSLTGIGTRIDLPYLKNMQQLGQFFKIMKVILTVYPAAGTFNGSSQIPARVALCQVDKTNTVTDTLSYGSLTVDNQYNENTYYSYDITNYCNTQLTADDNGARGLFLTTPGGAGRNSFDRLVINDQQAPRKKIKVQVYYLLYK comes from the coding sequence ATGAACAACGATTTTTTTTCACGCAGAGAAATAAAAGGGAAGCAAAGGTTTTTTGTTTCACGCAAAGGCGCAAGGCAGCTACGCAGCATAAGATATATGCTGTTATTGGTATTGCTGGCCGGGATAGCCGCCTGTCAGAAAGCAGGTTTCTCCTATGATAATGTGGTGGACAACCAGCAAACCGATTATATCCTTACCGACACGCTGTCAGTGGCCATGAAGACCATCCTGTATGACTCCGTGCCTACCTCCGGTTCCGGCCTTTTGCTGATAGGCACTAAGTCAGACCCTTACCTGGGGTCCGTTACCGCCGGTTCTTACTTTCAGGTGATACAACCTACAGGATATGACATACCCGCCAACGGCTCCGCTTTCGATTCCCTGCGGCTCATCCTGCGCCCTTCCGGTTATATTGCCGGCGATTCCCTTCAGCCGCAAAGCCTGCAGGTATACCGGGTAACGCAGACCATCCAGTTCGCCAAAACCTTCTATAGCCTATATAACAACAGCAGCTTCGCCACAGAAAACACACCGCTGGGAACATTCTCCGGTATTATCCGGCCCAAGACGGACAAGAGCGTGAGCATTCCCTTGTCCGATGCGCTGGGCAGCCAGTTATTCACCATGCTGCGCGACAAAAGCCCGGAAGTCAGCGCCGGGCCCAACTTCCTGGATTTTTTCCGTGGCCTGAAAATAGTGCCCGGCCCCGGCAGCGCCGCCCTGATGACTTTCCTGGCACAGGACACCTCGCTGACTATGCGCCTGTATTATCACATCAACGAGATCGTCACGACGGTGAAGTATGTTGATTTTAAGATGAATGCCAGCGAGCTGCAGTTCAACCAGGTCACGGCCAACCGCAGCGGTACGCCTTTGGAAAAATTACAGGTGCCGGTCAGGGAGCTCCCTTCTTCCGCCACCGGCAATATGTCTTTCACGCAATCACTGACCGGCATAGGGACCCGCATCGATCTCCCTTATCTCAAAAACATGCAACAGCTGGGGCAGTTTTTTAAAATCATGAAAGTGATACTCACCGTCTATCCCGCCGCCGGCACCTTCAACGGTAGCAGCCAGATACCCGCCAGGGTGGCCCTGTGCCAGGTGGACAAGACCAACACCGTGACCGACACCCTTTCCTATGGCAGCCTCACGGTAGACAACCAGTATAATGAGAACACCTACTATTCCTACGATATCACCAACTACTGCAATACACAGCTCACCGCCGACGACAACGGCGCACGCGGGCTGTTTCTCACCACGCCGGGGGGCGCCGGCAGAAACAGTTTCGACAGACTGGTGATCAACGACCAGCAGGCTCCCAGGAAAAAAATCAAGGTACAGGTCTATTACCTGCTGTATAAATAA
- a CDS encoding Kelch repeat-containing protein, producing the protein MRYLKGYSLLLVASLVACSKDSSTTTKVGNWIRRSEFEGVARSAAASFVIDNKAYVGTGYDGTNRLQDFWVFDVDLNQWTQKAAFPGVGRSGAVGMSMAGKGYIGTGYDGLNKLNDFYQYDPVANTWSRKADFGGSARYGAVAFALNDKGYIATGYDGNWLKDNWRYDPGANAWTQVQSLTSGKRQDGNAFVINNKAYVCMGTANGSYVSDFYAFDGATETWSTLRSIDNVTDQSFDDNYNFKGSGAASFAMRGLGYIVSGTKTGLSSAVWEYNPGTDLWVQKTDFEGAARNGATGFTVKDRGFVVLGTSSSQPFDNMFEFDPTAAYNQYD; encoded by the coding sequence ATGCGTTATTTAAAAGGTTACAGTTTATTATTGGTCGCTTCCCTGGTGGCCTGTTCCAAGGACTCCTCCACGACTACGAAAGTAGGCAACTGGATCAGACGTTCTGAGTTTGAAGGGGTGGCCAGAAGTGCTGCCGCTTCCTTTGTGATAGATAACAAGGCTTATGTAGGTACCGGTTATGATGGCACCAACAGGTTACAGGATTTCTGGGTGTTTGATGTTGACCTGAACCAGTGGACACAGAAAGCGGCATTCCCGGGCGTGGGCCGCAGCGGTGCCGTAGGTATGTCTATGGCCGGCAAAGGATACATCGGAACGGGGTATGACGGCCTCAACAAGCTCAATGACTTTTATCAGTATGATCCCGTTGCCAACACCTGGAGCCGTAAGGCTGACTTTGGTGGCAGTGCGCGGTATGGCGCAGTCGCATTTGCACTGAATGATAAAGGATACATTGCTACCGGATATGACGGCAACTGGCTGAAAGACAACTGGCGCTATGATCCCGGGGCCAATGCATGGACACAGGTGCAAAGCCTTACCAGCGGCAAAAGACAGGATGGCAATGCCTTTGTGATCAATAATAAGGCCTATGTGTGCATGGGCACGGCCAATGGCAGCTATGTCAGCGATTTTTATGCATTCGACGGTGCTACCGAAACATGGTCCACGTTACGCTCTATCGATAACGTGACAGACCAGAGCTTCGATGACAATTATAATTTCAAAGGCAGCGGCGCCGCGTCTTTCGCTATGCGTGGCCTGGGATACATCGTGTCGGGTACCAAAACCGGCCTGTCCAGCGCCGTATGGGAATATAACCCGGGCACTGACCTGTGGGTGCAGAAAACAGATTTCGAAGGCGCTGCTCGCAACGGGGCCACCGGCTTTACGGTGAAAGACAGGGGCTTTGTGGTGCTGGGCACCAGTTCCAGCCAGCCATTTGATAATATGTTTGAATTTGATCCTACAGCCGCATATAACCAATATGACTAA
- a CDS encoding DUF4907 domain-containing protein produces MTKRKLSWLVPVLLLLLLAGYRYYRDSSQQEDMIQLTVVPFETGGGWGYKVMADHHSYIYQDVIPGIAGNRPFRSKEDAAKVGQAVVEKLMAHQRPTMTLTELSKMQVAGLQ; encoded by the coding sequence ATGACTAAACGAAAATTATCCTGGCTGGTCCCCGTGTTGTTATTGCTGCTGTTAGCAGGATACCGGTATTATCGGGATTCCTCACAGCAGGAGGATATGATACAGCTGACGGTGGTGCCTTTTGAAACAGGTGGTGGCTGGGGATATAAAGTAATGGCAGACCACCATTCCTATATCTACCAGGATGTGATCCCCGGCATTGCGGGGAACAGGCCCTTCCGGTCCAAAGAAGATGCGGCAAAAGTGGGGCAGGCGGTAGTGGAGAAGCTGATGGCGCATCAACGGCCTACCATGACTTTAACGGAATTATCAAAGATGCAGGTAGCTGGCTTGCAATAA